In Parus major isolate Abel chromosome 3, Parus_major1.1, whole genome shotgun sequence, the following are encoded in one genomic region:
- the RPS12 gene encoding 40S ribosomal protein S12 isoform X1, producing MAEEGITAGGVMDVNTALQEVLKTALIHDGLARGIREAAKALDKRQAHLCVLASNCDEPTYVKLVEALCAEHQINLIKVDDNKKLGEWVGLCKIDREGKPRKVVGCSCVVVKDYGKESQAKDVIEEYFKCKK from the exons ATGGCCGAGGAAGG CATTACTGCTGGAGGTGTAATGGATGTTAACACCGCTCTGCAAGAAGTGCTGAAGACCGCACTTATCCACGATGGCCTTGCTCGCGGTATCCGTGAAGCAGCCAAAGCCTTGGACAA acGCCAAGCCCATCTCTGTGTTCTGGCTTCAAACTGTGATGAGCCCACATATGTAAAATTAGTTGAAGCACTCTGTGCAGAACATCAGATCAACTTAATAAAG GTGGATGACAACAAGAAGCTGGGCGAGTGGGTGGGTCTCTGCAAGATcgacagagaaggaaaacctcGCAAAGTGGTGGGCTGCAGTTGTGTGGTTGTCAAA GACTATGGCAAGGAATCTCAGGCCAAAGATGTCATCGAAGAGTACTTCAAGTGCAAGAAATGA
- the RPS12 gene encoding 40S ribosomal protein S12 isoform X2, which yields MDVNTALQEVLKTALIHDGLARGIREAAKALDKRQAHLCVLASNCDEPTYVKLVEALCAEHQINLIKVDDNKKLGEWVGLCKIDREGKPRKVVGCSCVVVKDYGKESQAKDVIEEYFKCKK from the exons ATGGATGTTAACACCGCTCTGCAAGAAGTGCTGAAGACCGCACTTATCCACGATGGCCTTGCTCGCGGTATCCGTGAAGCAGCCAAAGCCTTGGACAA acGCCAAGCCCATCTCTGTGTTCTGGCTTCAAACTGTGATGAGCCCACATATGTAAAATTAGTTGAAGCACTCTGTGCAGAACATCAGATCAACTTAATAAAG GTGGATGACAACAAGAAGCTGGGCGAGTGGGTGGGTCTCTGCAAGATcgacagagaaggaaaacctcGCAAAGTGGTGGGCTGCAGTTGTGTGGTTGTCAAA GACTATGGCAAGGAATCTCAGGCCAAAGATGTCATCGAAGAGTACTTCAAGTGCAAGAAATGA